The genomic window GCTCCGGGGGAGCTTATCGCGGGCAACTTACCTTGTCTCTTACAAATAGGGAGTTGCCCAGGAACGATGAGATAATAATTGACCAATCCATTAACTCCATCATACTATCTCAATATGTCTAACGAAGGCGTAAGCGTCATCATTCCTGCCTATAACGAACAGGGCGCGATCACCGACACGCTCAAGCGCGTCTATGCTGTTTTCCGCGGCTTAGACCGTCCGTTCGAAGTCATTGTGGTTGATGACGGTTCGTCGGATGAAACGGGAGCGCTGGCAAAAAACGCAGGCGCTATAGTTATCACAAACCCCCTCAATGGAGGCTATGGCCTGTCCCTGCGCCGAGGGATTTTGGAAGCCCACTACGGCATTATTGCCATCACCGACGCGGACGGAACATATCCGGTTGAAGAATTTCCAAAACTTCTCAAAGAGTATGACCGTGGATTTGCCATGGTGGTAGGAGCTCGGCAAGGAAAATTCTATGAGGGAAGCCTTGTAAAAAGTTTTTCTCGCAAGGTGTTCCGATGGCTTGCGGAATACACCGCAGGCAGAGGCATACCCGACATCAACTCCGGTCTTCGGGTATTCAACATCGCGCTTGCCAAAAAATATCTTATGGAAACGTGTTTGGGTTTTTCCTTCACCACCTCGCTTACGCTTATCTTCATGAGCCGGGGGCATTTGGTCGCGTATATGCCCATTCCGTATCATGCGCGCATCGGCAAATCCAAGGTAAGGCATGTTCGAGATGCCTTGCAGACGATGCAAATTCTCACCGAAACTATCGCCCGCTATAATCCCGTCAAACTTTTTCTGCTGCTTGGCATCTGTACCGCAGGACTTGCCATTCTTTTCCTTCTGTCGGGGTATCTCCGGCAGAACGCCGTCTGGGAACTGGGAGGGCTTGTGGGCATCTTTACTGCCATTCTCGTCTTTGCGATAGGATTTATCGCGCCTCGTATTGACCGCTGAAAAATGTTTTATACGCTGTGTCCTAGAAAAGCTCCCGGCATATGCCGGGAGCTTTCTTGAGTTGGCCTAAAAAAATTTTACTTAATTCCCCAATCTTTTTTCAACTGCGCGATACCCTCCTCCAGACTAACTTTCGGCTCCCAGCCGAGCACTTCCTTTGCTTTCGTGTTGTTCGCGCCAGAAAAACGAACATCTCCCGGACGTTCAGGGATAAATACATATGGGCCTCCAAACAGGCCGGCGAGCTCAAGAACCGTCCGCGGCTTGCCGTATCCGATATTGAACTTCTCACCCTTCCCTATGTTTTGTGACTGCATGGCGAGTACATTCGCACGGACAATATCGGACACGTGAGTATAGTCTCTGTAGTATCTCCCATCTCCGCAAATGGTGAGCGGCTGCCCATTTTTCATCTGCTTTAAGAACTTTCCGATCACCAGTGCGTAAGCTCCATCCAGATCAAGATATGGTCCGTATACATTAAAAAAAATGAGGCTCACGGTCTCCAGGCCATAATG from bacterium includes these protein-coding regions:
- a CDS encoding glycosyltransferase family 2 protein yields the protein MSNEGVSVIIPAYNEQGAITDTLKRVYAVFRGLDRPFEVIVVDDGSSDETGALAKNAGAIVITNPLNGGYGLSLRRGILEAHYGIIAITDADGTYPVEEFPKLLKEYDRGFAMVVGARQGKFYEGSLVKSFSRKVFRWLAEYTAGRGIPDINSGLRVFNIALAKKYLMETCLGFSFTTSLTLIFMSRGHLVAYMPIPYHARIGKSKVRHVRDALQTMQILTETIARYNPVKLFLLLGICTAGLAILFLLSGYLRQNAVWELGGLVGIFTAILVFAIGFIAPRIDR